A single genomic interval of Mycolicibacterium holsaticum DSM 44478 = JCM 12374 harbors:
- a CDS encoding ABC transporter permease translates to MTTKAPVRSSLFSESLVFAGQQFAHWRRDPLVPIQALIFPTFLLITYYLLIGKSIMRITGTDSLYGLVPTCAIAGAFSGAIAVGLTLPFERSTGLLSRLWVLPVNRASALTGRLIAEGARTLVSTVLITAVGIGLGLRFEGGPLEMLLYLLVPVMVVVVFAMAVIAVAVRAKDGTVLIWLGLPAITAVFASSGSPPVESLPSWMWPLLRFQPMEPIVDSMRTLAQGGLPWWPLLWGVVWTVGLGAIIGPIAVRSYRTAAESGGVRG, encoded by the coding sequence ATGACCACGAAAGCGCCTGTGCGCAGTTCGCTGTTTTCCGAAAGCCTGGTGTTCGCGGGTCAGCAGTTCGCCCACTGGCGCCGCGACCCGCTGGTGCCGATCCAAGCGCTGATATTTCCCACCTTTCTGTTGATTACCTACTATCTGCTGATCGGCAAGTCGATTATGCGCATCACGGGGACGGACAGCCTTTACGGTTTGGTGCCCACCTGCGCCATAGCGGGAGCGTTCTCCGGGGCGATCGCGGTCGGCCTCACCCTCCCCTTCGAACGGAGCACCGGCCTGCTCAGCAGGCTGTGGGTGTTGCCGGTGAACCGCGCCAGTGCGCTCACCGGCAGGCTCATCGCCGAAGGTGCGCGCACGCTGGTGAGCACCGTCTTGATCACCGCGGTCGGCATCGGGTTGGGCCTTCGCTTCGAAGGTGGCCCGCTCGAAATGCTCCTGTACCTGCTGGTGCCGGTGATGGTGGTTGTCGTGTTCGCGATGGCGGTGATCGCCGTCGCGGTGCGCGCCAAGGACGGCACCGTGCTCATCTGGCTGGGTCTGCCTGCAATCACCGCTGTGTTTGCCAGCTCCGGCTCGCCTCCCGTCGAATCGCTGCCTTCGTGGATGTGGCCGCTTCTTCGGTTTCAGCCGATGGAGCCGATCGTGGATTCGATGCGCACGCTCGCTCAAGGCGGGCTCCCGTGGTGGCCGCTGCTCTGGGGTGTGGTGTGGACCGTCGGTCTGGGCGCGATTATCGGGCCCATCGCAGTCCGCAGCTATCGGACCGCTGCCGAATCCGGCGGCGTGCGCGGCTGA
- a CDS encoding NAD-dependent epimerase/dehydratase family protein: MSNVVVTGGYGFVGSHLVTAMLNRGDTVTVFDFAKNTRDTSIDFDRHPNFRFVQGDVTDRAALEAAITPDVDKVFHLASVVGVNKYVEDPLRVVDVSVIGTRNVLELSHRHGARVVFTSTSEVYGKNPNTPWAEDDDRVVGSTRTARWSYSTSKAMAEHMVFGMHDAYGLPVTVVRFFNVYGPRQNPIFVLSKSIHRILNGREPLLYDSGNQTRCFTYVDDAVAGTLLAADSEAGIGEVFNIGSMTETSMRDAVDLAIKIAKVDSVSSTAAFDTAASYGKSYEDIPRRVPDSTKAQRVLGWRLQIDLEEGLRRTIDWARANPWYLEETVRNEKV, encoded by the coding sequence ATGTCGAATGTCGTCGTGACAGGCGGTTACGGCTTCGTCGGGTCACACCTGGTCACCGCAATGCTGAACCGCGGCGACACCGTCACGGTCTTCGACTTCGCCAAGAACACCCGCGACACCAGTATCGACTTCGACCGGCACCCCAATTTCCGGTTCGTGCAGGGTGACGTCACCGACCGCGCCGCCCTGGAGGCGGCCATCACCCCCGACGTGGACAAGGTCTTTCACCTGGCTTCGGTGGTCGGCGTCAACAAGTACGTCGAGGATCCGCTGCGGGTCGTCGACGTCAGCGTGATCGGCACGCGCAACGTCCTCGAACTGAGCCATCGCCACGGAGCGCGGGTCGTCTTCACGAGCACGTCGGAGGTGTACGGAAAGAACCCCAACACGCCGTGGGCCGAGGACGACGACCGCGTCGTCGGTTCGACGAGGACGGCACGCTGGAGCTACAGCACCAGCAAGGCCATGGCCGAGCACATGGTCTTCGGAATGCACGACGCCTACGGACTCCCCGTCACCGTCGTGCGGTTCTTCAACGTCTACGGACCCCGGCAGAACCCGATCTTCGTGCTCTCCAAGAGCATCCACCGCATCCTCAACGGCCGGGAACCGTTGCTCTACGACTCCGGAAACCAGACCCGGTGTTTCACCTACGTCGACGACGCGGTGGCCGGCACCCTACTCGCTGCTGACAGCGAAGCGGGCATCGGTGAGGTCTTCAACATCGGCAGCATGACCGAGACGTCGATGCGCGACGCCGTGGATCTGGCGATAAAGATCGCGAAAGTCGATTCAGTGTCGAGCACTGCGGCTTTCGACACCGCGGCGAGCTACGGCAAGAGCTATGAAGACATCCCGCGTCGCGTGCCGGACTCGACCAAGGCGCAGCGCGTCCTGGGATGGCGTCTGCAGATCGACCTCGAAGAGGGGCTGCGTCGCACGATCGACTGGGCTCGGGCCAACCCGTGGTACCTGGAAGAAACCGTCAGGAACGAAAAGGTTTAG
- a CDS encoding ATP-binding cassette domain-containing protein yields MIELDGVAKTFDGNVLALQDVSFSVEAGSVCALLGQNGAGKTTTINILSTLMQPTYGKAVVAGCDVVKDPAGVRASIAMTGQIAAIDWQLTGRENLVMFARLHGMRRKQANARADALIEQFDLIDAADRAVVTYSGGMRRRVDIAAALVVPPKVLFLDEPTTGLDPRSRRSVWDLVSSLVAEGVTVLLTTQYLEEADVLSDSIVVIDHGRVVATGTAEDLKSRVGISYCTVSPVNPADLPKVLAAVADFEDAHADEERNIVTVLAPNGMGTLSEVFRRVDQLDVEFADISLRKPSLDEVFLHLTGSITA; encoded by the coding sequence GTGATCGAGCTTGACGGTGTCGCGAAGACGTTCGATGGGAACGTACTCGCGCTGCAGGATGTGAGCTTTTCCGTTGAGGCAGGGTCGGTGTGCGCATTGCTCGGCCAAAACGGTGCAGGCAAGACCACGACGATCAACATTCTGTCCACCTTGATGCAACCCACGTACGGCAAAGCTGTGGTGGCCGGTTGTGACGTCGTCAAAGATCCAGCGGGGGTACGGGCATCGATCGCAATGACCGGACAGATCGCCGCGATCGACTGGCAGTTGACCGGACGCGAGAACTTGGTGATGTTCGCCCGGCTGCACGGAATGCGTCGCAAGCAGGCGAACGCGCGGGCCGACGCGTTGATCGAACAGTTCGACCTCATCGACGCCGCCGACCGTGCAGTGGTGACGTATTCCGGCGGCATGCGTCGGCGCGTCGATATCGCCGCCGCACTCGTGGTTCCGCCGAAAGTGCTCTTCCTCGACGAGCCGACAACCGGGTTGGACCCGCGTAGCCGCCGCAGCGTGTGGGATCTGGTGTCATCGTTGGTAGCCGAAGGTGTGACGGTGCTGCTCACCACCCAGTACCTCGAGGAAGCCGATGTGCTGAGCGATTCGATCGTCGTCATCGATCACGGCCGGGTCGTCGCAACCGGCACGGCCGAGGACCTGAAGAGCCGAGTCGGAATCAGCTACTGCACGGTCAGTCCTGTCAATCCCGCCGATCTGCCCAAGGTGCTCGCTGCGGTTGCCGATTTCGAGGATGCCCATGCCGATGAAGAGCGCAATATCGTTACGGTGTTGGCGCCCAACGGAATGGGGACGCTCAGCGAGGTATTTCGTCGGGTCGATCAGCTTGACGTCGAGTTCGCCGACATTTCGCTGCGCAAGCCGTCGCTGGACGAGGTGTTCCTACACCTCACGGGCAGTATCACCGCGTGA
- a CDS encoding NAD-dependent epimerase/dehydratase family protein, which yields MPASVLITGGAGFIGSALARRVVQAGYDVAVMDILHPQVHAEHAAIDLPSSVRLFTGDVTHAPDCDAVLRLFKPAQIVHLAAETGTAQSLSQASRHGSVNVVGTTQLLDALSRCGHVPEQVVLASSRAVYGEGAWQSDGRVFYPPPRSHAQLAASIWDPQSPSGEPAVPLASNAARTQPKPTNIYAATKLAQEHVLAAWTASHDTGLSVLRLQNVYGPGQSLTNSYTGIVALFARLAREKQTLEVYEDGRIVRDFVYIDDVVEALFSAIAEPAPSSRCLDIGSGVATTIHELARQLATICEAPAPVVVAKFRDGDVRAAKCDIEQATKELRWHPKWSLEDGTRALLDWIGM from the coding sequence CCGGCGGCGCCGGGTTCATCGGCTCGGCACTCGCCCGCCGTGTCGTGCAAGCTGGTTACGACGTCGCAGTGATGGACATTTTGCACCCGCAAGTGCACGCCGAGCATGCAGCCATCGACCTGCCCTCATCGGTGCGACTTTTCACCGGCGACGTCACCCACGCGCCCGATTGCGATGCGGTGCTGCGACTGTTCAAGCCCGCTCAGATCGTGCACCTGGCGGCTGAAACCGGAACGGCGCAGTCGCTGTCCCAGGCCAGCCGGCACGGATCCGTCAACGTTGTTGGGACGACCCAGCTTCTCGACGCGTTGAGCCGCTGCGGGCACGTGCCTGAGCAGGTGGTCTTGGCATCCTCACGCGCCGTCTACGGCGAGGGCGCCTGGCAGTCGGACGGCCGCGTCTTCTATCCGCCGCCGCGCAGCCATGCTCAACTCGCGGCGAGCATCTGGGATCCCCAAAGTCCGTCGGGCGAGCCCGCCGTGCCGCTTGCGAGCAACGCGGCCCGAACGCAACCAAAACCCACCAACATCTACGCCGCGACCAAACTCGCTCAGGAACATGTGCTGGCGGCCTGGACCGCCTCCCACGACACCGGACTCAGTGTGCTGCGGTTGCAGAACGTCTACGGACCTGGCCAGTCGCTGACGAATTCCTACACCGGAATAGTCGCGCTTTTCGCGCGGTTGGCGCGGGAGAAGCAGACCTTGGAGGTGTACGAAGACGGCCGGATCGTACGTGACTTCGTCTACATCGACGACGTGGTCGAGGCGCTCTTCTCGGCGATAGCCGAGCCTGCACCGTCATCGCGCTGCCTCGACATCGGCTCGGGTGTCGCGACCACCATCCACGAGTTGGCCCGACAACTTGCGACTATCTGCGAAGCGCCGGCACCGGTCGTCGTGGCGAAGTTCCGCGACGGGGATGTGCGGGCTGCGAAATGCGATATCGAGCAGGCGACGAAAGAACTCCGCTGGCATCCGAAGTGGTCGCTCGAAGACGGGACACGTGCGCTTCTCGATTGGATCGGCATGTGA
- a CDS encoding ABC transporter permease: MTAIAILTERTIRETLRNDLPFAVLAPVGNFIVFNFALRNVIDTGGIGYPQYVLPVIIVQVTLLGALTTVDRAARDHGSELGRRFRTLPISAMTPLIARMMYCLIRGAIALVVTIAVGYAFGFRMLGGAGHLVVFTLFVLALTLALSLAADAIGVSISGAAIGRNGGSSQILLVPQMVLIMLSTGMAPVDSFPEWLHGFVRHQPVSQVTDALRGLAAGHVAVSSLLISLAWCIGLLGIFGAMAVRMQRRVQ, from the coding sequence GTGACCGCAATCGCCATTCTGACCGAACGCACGATCCGTGAAACGCTGCGTAACGATCTGCCGTTCGCGGTGTTGGCACCGGTTGGGAACTTCATCGTCTTCAACTTCGCGCTGCGCAACGTGATCGACACCGGTGGGATCGGCTATCCCCAGTACGTGCTGCCCGTCATCATCGTCCAGGTGACGTTGCTCGGCGCGCTGACAACCGTCGATCGGGCTGCCCGCGACCACGGCTCCGAACTGGGCCGTCGTTTTCGAACGTTGCCGATTTCGGCGATGACTCCGTTGATCGCTCGCATGATGTACTGCCTTATCCGCGGAGCGATCGCCTTGGTGGTCACGATCGCCGTCGGGTACGCCTTCGGCTTTCGGATGCTCGGGGGAGCAGGTCACCTCGTGGTTTTCACGCTTTTCGTGTTGGCGTTGACGTTGGCGCTTTCGCTTGCCGCGGATGCGATCGGGGTGAGCATCTCGGGTGCTGCGATCGGCAGGAACGGGGGCTCCAGCCAGATTCTCCTCGTCCCCCAGATGGTCCTGATCATGTTGTCGACCGGGATGGCGCCCGTCGATTCGTTTCCCGAGTGGTTGCACGGGTTCGTCCGGCATCAGCCTGTTTCACAGGTCACCGACGCGCTGCGCGGACTCGCCGCCGGCCATGTCGCGGTGAGCAGCCTGCTGATCAGCCTGGCGTGGTGCATCGGCTTACTGGGGATCTTCGGGGCGATGGCGGTGCGGATGCAACGGCGCGTGCAATGA
- a CDS encoding glycosyltransferase gives MKFVLANWGTRGEVEPFIAIARELVHRGHDAHLVVGPELVGFAESAGLSAVAFGPALDTVIEAHHEYWSLVFSKPWRVQEMNKLLNEFAAPLIEYREQARETLLALSAGADLLVSGMNYEEVASNVAEYCGTALATLQVFPLRVNGFQLPFLPVPVCRSVMAASEWLTWRGHKAEDDAERNALGLPEATGHWTQRIAALDAMEIQAYDAVCYPGLADEWASWNDQKIPKRPFIGALTMGLAADEDVATASWIAAGTPPIFFGFGSMPVGSAADAVAMIAGACAQLGERALIGAGWADFGSVPEYDHVKIVGAINYAEVFPSCRAVVHHGGAGTVHAGLRAGRPTLLLWMLPDQACWASRLKKLKVGAGRRFVATTEKSLVADLRKILAPDYLDRAQQLAARMTKPAESVVVAADLMESFALSRRA, from the coding sequence ATGAAATTCGTGTTAGCGAACTGGGGAACGCGCGGTGAGGTGGAACCGTTCATCGCGATCGCCCGCGAACTCGTGCACCGCGGGCATGACGCACACCTGGTTGTCGGACCGGAGTTGGTGGGTTTCGCTGAGTCGGCGGGCCTGAGCGCCGTCGCGTTCGGACCGGCGTTGGACACGGTCATCGAGGCGCACCACGAGTATTGGAGCCTGGTGTTCAGCAAGCCCTGGCGCGTCCAGGAAATGAACAAGTTGTTGAACGAGTTCGCAGCACCCCTCATCGAGTACCGCGAGCAGGCGCGAGAGACGCTGTTGGCGCTTTCGGCCGGGGCCGACCTGCTCGTCTCCGGGATGAACTACGAGGAGGTCGCGTCCAACGTGGCCGAGTATTGCGGCACCGCGTTGGCCACGCTGCAGGTCTTCCCGCTGCGAGTCAACGGCTTTCAGCTACCGTTTCTGCCGGTGCCGGTGTGTCGCTCGGTGATGGCTGCGTCCGAGTGGCTGACGTGGCGGGGGCACAAAGCCGAGGACGACGCGGAACGCAATGCTCTCGGTCTGCCGGAGGCGACCGGTCACTGGACGCAGCGCATCGCCGCGTTGGATGCGATGGAAATTCAGGCTTACGACGCGGTGTGCTACCCAGGGTTGGCAGACGAATGGGCGTCGTGGAATGACCAGAAGATCCCCAAACGGCCGTTTATCGGGGCGCTGACGATGGGACTGGCGGCCGATGAGGATGTCGCGACCGCGTCGTGGATCGCTGCGGGAACGCCGCCGATCTTCTTCGGCTTCGGCAGCATGCCGGTGGGCTCAGCAGCCGACGCGGTTGCGATGATCGCGGGTGCGTGCGCACAGTTGGGCGAACGGGCGCTGATTGGCGCGGGATGGGCGGACTTCGGCAGCGTGCCCGAGTACGACCACGTCAAGATTGTCGGCGCGATCAACTATGCGGAGGTCTTTCCGTCCTGTCGGGCGGTAGTCCACCACGGCGGGGCCGGGACGGTTCACGCGGGTCTGCGCGCCGGACGCCCCACCTTGCTCCTGTGGATGTTGCCCGATCAGGCCTGCTGGGCGTCTCGGCTCAAGAAGCTCAAAGTGGGTGCGGGACGGCGCTTTGTGGCCACCACCGAGAAATCATTGGTTGCAGACCTGCGCAAGATCCTCGCCCCGGATTACCTCGACCGCGCCCAACAACTTGCCGCCAGAATGACCAAACCCGCCGAGAGTGTGGTGGTCGCGGCCGACCTGATGGAAAGCTTCGCACTTTCGCGGCGCGCCTGA